The DNA window ATGTAGATGATGGATTTGGAGGGAAAAATGGTATTTTTACTTTAGTTGAAAAAGATGGGAAATTAGTGGTTTTAAAAGGCGAGGAAAAGAAAGAGAATAAAAAAGAGGTAAACAAGAATTTTGATCCAAAAAAGATGTTTGTAGATGATGAAGGATATGTTGTGATACGTTTTGAGCATAAAGGTGCAGATTATGTAACGATAGCGGGTAATTTTAATAAGTGGAATGCAGAAGAGACCGAATGTTATGAAGTTGACGATGGTGTTTGGGAAGCCGTTTTAGAATTAAGTGAGGGAGATTATCAGTATAAATTTGTGGTAAATGGTACAAATTGGGTTACTGATCCCAATGCACCTGCCTTTGTAGATGACGGATTTGGTGGGAAAAATGGATTTTTCCAGGTTTATAAAAAAGATGGAAAATTAACAGTTGGAT is part of the Thermosipho affectus genome and encodes:
- a CDS encoding isoamylase; protein product: MKKFICILLIFSVLNFSAVLVKDDKVVFTFKEAVDAKVVYLAGTFNNWSSSSIAMEKEEGVWKISLKLEPGTYQYKYVIDGKNWKEDPEAPGYVDDGFGGKNGIFTLVEKDGKLVVLKGEEKKENKKEVNKNFDPKKMFVDDEGYVVIRFEHKGADYVTIAGNFNKWNAEETECYEVDDGVWEAVLELSEGDYQYKFVVNGTNWVTDPNAPAFVDDGFGGKNGFFQVYKKDGKLTVGLK